One genomic window of Vibrio ziniensis includes the following:
- a CDS encoding DUF1456 family protein, translating into MTNNEILRRIQHALNLKNAQIMKAFGQAEVTVAHDKVANWLKDESDKSCVKMKDQELAVFLNGFINLKRGKKDGEQPKPEVTLTNNMILMKLRIALDMKAEDVLDVLEVVGTSLSKYEIGAYFRKPNNKNYKQCEDQLLCDFLNGVQFTNRPDSEEFTG; encoded by the coding sequence GTGACTAACAACGAAATTTTACGTCGTATCCAACACGCGTTAAACCTTAAAAACGCGCAGATAATGAAAGCTTTCGGGCAGGCCGAAGTCACTGTGGCTCACGATAAAGTGGCAAACTGGTTAAAAGATGAAAGCGACAAATCTTGCGTTAAGATGAAGGATCAAGAGTTAGCGGTATTCTTAAATGGCTTTATTAACCTCAAGCGAGGAAAAAAAGACGGCGAGCAACCTAAGCCAGAAGTCACGTTGACCAACAACATGATTCTCATGAAGCTGCGCATTGCGCTAGACATGAAAGCAGAAGATGTGTTGGACGTATTAGAAGTGGTTGGTACTAGTTTAAGTAAATACGAAATTGGTGCGTATTTCCGCAAGCCAAACAACAAAAACTACAAACAGTGTGAAGACCAACTGCTGTGCGACTTCTTAAATGGTGTGCAGTTTACCAATCGTCCCGATTCTGAAGAGTTTACTGGGTAA